The DNA segment ACCCTCATAAAAAAGTTTTGCTGCAATCCCTTCCCCGCGATAGTCTTTGATTTCTGTGAGTAACCGTGACATTTCTGGAAAGTCGGATGTTTGGTCGATCTTCCGAAATGCATCCACAGGATTGATCTGTGCCTCCGGGTACAGTTTTTTCAGGTAGTCCTCATAATATGCCGGTGCAATCTCAATCCCAACCGAACGGATTGGAATATTTTTATGTATCAAAGCCTTGTATGGAGCGTAGCCTCCAATAAATGTTTTGATACAACCTGCAGACAGTCTACGGTATGGAGATAATTCCTCCCCGGAAATAGAGTCATACCGAGTGATACTCAGACATTCCGGCATGGAGCATTCCAACATGAAATCTTCGTGGAAGGAAAAGTTATGGATTTTAATATCATATAAGTCTTTCTGTCCATAAGTCCAGTAGGTGCCTTCTCCAACTTCGGGAGAAAGTTTCCAGCAGTCACCTAATGCTCCATATTGCTGGTTGTCTGGGTTACGGATAAAACCGTGTTCAATCAGTAGCGGTGTATAAAACTGGTCAATAATTTCAGACATGAAAACAGACCGCCTCCTTTTTGCAACGATTAGACGAACTTTTGAAAGGAACAGACGAACATTGCCGGAACCTATTGAATGTTGTTCGATAAATGCGTATTGTATTAGGCGAAGATTAGAGGTATCTAACCGAAGAATATCACAAACCACTTGTCGAGTCAAGACAATGAAAGGTAGGAGGTCAAAATGAGTAATCAAGTAAATTCTATGAACAAAGGTCTGACAGTGAAAGACCTTGTAACAACAGGTATTTTTACTGCACTGTTATTTGTTTTTGTATTGGTGGGCGGCGTTTTTTTTGCAACGAATCCTGTACTTACTTTTTTCATGCCGGCAGGAGGTGGGCTGCTTGCTGGCCCCATTTATCTTTTGCTGATTGCAAAAGTACATAAGCGTTGGAGCCTTTCTATAATGGGCGTTATCATGGGTATTATTTGGTTCGTGACCGGTATGCACTGGGCTTTTGCATTGGGCTACCTGATCATGGCGATTGTCGCGGACTTTGTTGCTGGTGCAGGGCAGTACAAAAGCAAAAAACTCAACAGTCTGTCTTACATCCTGTTCTCCCTCGGCGGTACTGGATCGTATATCGTTTTCTTTGCTGACCCCAATGGTTGGGCGCAGACCATGTTGGGGAATGGAACCGAACAGAGCTACATCGACACCATGCAGGCAACCGCTAATACCGGCATCCTGATTGCCATGTTTGCCGCTGCTATTATTACATCTGCAATCAGCGCTTTTGTAGGCTGCAAAATGCTGAAAAAGCAGTTTGAAAAAGCAGGTATTACAGCATGAGCGGTAAACGCCACAAGAAAGAGCTTTGGCTCGACCCACGGGCCAAGCTCTTTCTTATTCTTATGTGTGTTTTATCGTCCATGTTTGCGCCCTCACTTGCATATCAATTTATCCTTGTTATGCTGATTGCGATATTGGGGGCTTTCTTTGGAAAGTGGAAATATGTCATTAAGGCTGTATGCTTTTATGCGGTCATCTGTGCCCTGACAGTTTGGATCATGGCAGAAATGACAGGCACGCTGCGGACAATGTTTATTGCCTTTTTAGGCTTGTTTCATAAGGTCTATGCGTGCGGAACCTTGGCTGGGATTGTTCTGACTACTACAAAAGTCAATGAGTTCCTGTCTGCTATGAACCGTGTCCACGCACCCAAAAAGTTAGTAATTCCTATGGCAGTTATGCTACGGTACATTCCAACTATTCAAGAGGACTGGCGCTATATCAAGGACGCTATGCGGATGAGAGATGTTTCACCTTCTCTGGCGAGCTTTTTAGCACATCCGGGCATGACAGTTGAGTGTATTT comes from the Erysipelotrichaceae bacterium 66202529 genome and includes:
- a CDS encoding MptD family putative ECF transporter S component; the protein is MSNQVNSMNKGLTVKDLVTTGIFTALLFVFVLVGGVFFATNPVLTFFMPAGGGLLAGPIYLLLIAKVHKRWSLSIMGVIMGIIWFVTGMHWAFALGYLIMAIVADFVAGAGQYKSKKLNSLSYILFSLGGTGSYIVFFADPNGWAQTMLGNGTEQSYIDTMQATANTGILIAMFAAAIITSAISAFVGCKMLKKQFEKAGITA
- a CDS encoding helix-turn-helix domain-containing protein, whose amino-acid sequence is MSEIIDQFYTPLLIEHGFIRNPDNQQYGALGDCWKLSPEVGEGTYWTYGQKDLYDIKIHNFSFHEDFMLECSMPECLSITRYDSISGEELSPYRRLSAGCIKTFIGGYAPYKALIHKNIPIRSVGIEIAPAYYEDYLKKLYPEAQINPVDAFRKIDQTSDFPEMSRLLTEIKDYRGEGIAAKLFYEGKVAEAVSMVVEYQKKHPDKPAHKLSQQDIENLQIVAAYLSDHYAFDIPLERLTQIACMGTTKLKSCFKKYYDCTITEYVQQRRMSQAEYLLAYTELTVGQVAQTVGYSTSSRFAELFRKSTGLLPLEYRKNAQRK
- a CDS encoding energy-coupling factor transporter transmembrane protein EcfT, which codes for MSGKRHKKELWLDPRAKLFLILMCVLSSMFAPSLAYQFILVMLIAILGAFFGKWKYVIKAVCFYAVICALTVWIMAEMTGTLRTMFIAFLGLFHKVYACGTLAGIVLTTTKVNEFLSAMNRVHAPKKLVIPMAVMLRYIPTIQEDWRYIKDAMRMRDVSPSLASFLAHPGMTVECIYVPLLMAASKAADDLSVASVTRGIENPNPRTCLVQIKCGAADWGVMTVAVAYLIFELCVRGGVIG